A section of the Eublepharis macularius isolate TG4126 chromosome 1, MPM_Emac_v1.0, whole genome shotgun sequence genome encodes:
- the PBXIP1 gene encoding pre-B-cell leukemia transcription factor-interacting protein 1 isoform X2 — protein sequence MADNSDSRESDNNSWVIAGSEVLPVEELSVETAEETQALTEPAKDGTQVCPTDSKFPGGQHDPEEAKLKDSGVVPPPSPGPARPPEPTHLEREPRTPPLKEPSPHDAEAGPAPVAGDTLIIHKAGPLEGRASASSSEEEAAAEHDVEGLRRRKGRDAPPAQPGISHNGHREALRNEEGGFPGTKWLLGLLAVLGLGFLAFSGAIFDLEDGPVDNLGTLSSSEGEEQHPGMDGKDWMTSPPLEPAKGAKLQRAKDRTPSETPAEPQSLDAMGVLLDKLAKENQEIRLMQAELQAQKEELQGMLRKTEGEALVFTTQQQSLAAENSRLRESLQRETSALSAAQAKLRLLQEKLRGTEGAKARQHGEEEPAVEDQREQAERLAPETRRLRSLLESVRHGLEKALQKTPPGYGAEELRTELSALQQQLGQELEHPGGTKPAWREAQKARRGKERAWAKRHEGQEGPRPGHPGKDPHKSSKAPENGPHRPRKHQGPRDTKPAKEREPPSVGRKAKKPTEPSALWEMLTQHRYRAPQGCTGIAECARQEGLAPVQKTGFLRIVQTYLAGMGWAEHHGALAAALEGFFGSDGTFAHNRTSFVDLLDDVEDVLEDLAELLGVSEDAVDDFEEVVLRQLGAAPGGRFTQRDSAQRNPKERPREGHVRKNGREGNHRGEG from the exons ATGGCTGACAACTCGGACTCGCGGGAGTCAGATAACAACAGCTGGGTGATTGCTGGATCcgag GTGCTGCCCGTGGAAGAGCTCAGTGTGGAAACGGCAGAAGAAACTCAGGCACTGACTGAGCCAGCAAAAGATGGCACCCAAG TCTGCCCTACGGACAGCAAATTCCCCGGTGGCCAACATGACCCAGAGGAAGCCAAGCTCAAG GATTCTGGGGTGGTGCCACCCCCTAGTCCTGGcccagccagacctccagagccCACCCACTTGGAAAGGGAACCCCGGACTCCACCTTTAAAGGAGCCAAGCCCCCATGATGCTGAGGCAGGACCCGCACCCGTCGCTGGGGACACCCTGATCATCCACAAAGCAG gCCCTCTGGAGGGACGAGCAAGCGCATCCAGCAGTGAGGAAGAGGCGGCCGCAGAGCACGACGTGGAAGGCCTACGCAGACGGAAAGGCCGCGACGCGCCCCCTGCTCAGCCCGGGATCTCCCACAATGGACACAGAGAGGCCCTCAGGAATGAGGAGGGAGGGTTCCCTGGGACAAAGTGGCTGCTGGGGTTGCTAGCTGTCTTAGGCCTGGGCTTCTTGGCCTTCTCAG GCGCCATCTTTGATCTGGAGGACG GCCCTGTGGACAACCTGGGCACCCTGAGTAGCTCAGAGGGAGAGGAGCAGCACCCTGGCATGGACGGGAAG GACTGGATGACTTCTCCCCCGCTTGAGCCTGCAAAGGGTGCCAAGCTGCAGCGTGCCAAGGACAGGACTCCGTCGGAGACCCCTGCCGAGCCCCAGAGTTTGGATGCCATGGGGGTCCTGTTGGATAAGCTAGCCAAGGAGAACCAGGAGATCCGGCTCATGCAGGCTGAACTGCAG GCCCAGAAGGAAGAGCTCCAGGGCATGCTGCGCAAGACAGAGGGAGAGGCCTTGGTGTTCACCACCCAGCAGCAGAGCTTGGCTGCGGAGAACTCCAGGCTGAGGGAATCGCTGCAGAGGGAGACCTCTGCCCTCTCGGCCGCGCAGGCCAAACTACGCCTTCTGCAGGAGAAGCTGCGAGGGACGGAGGGCGCCAAAGCCCGACAGCACGGGGAAGAGGAACCCGCTGTAGAAGATCAGCGGGAACAGGCTGAGAGGCTGGCACCTGAAACCCGCCGGCTGCGCTCCCTGCTGGAGTCAGTTCGCCACGGCCTGGAGAAAGCCTTGCAGAAAACTCCCCCCGGTTATGGAGCGGAGGAGCTGCGGACGGAGCTCAGTGCCCTTCAGCAGCAGCTGGGCCAGGAATTGGAGCACCCTGGAGGCACCAAACCAGCATGGAGGGAGGCCCAGAAGGCGAGGCGAGGCAAGGAAAGAGCCTGGGCAAAGCGGCATGAGGGCCAGGAGGGGCCACGGCCTGGGCATCCTGGCAAGGACCCTCATAAGTCCTCCAAGGCACCGGAAAACGGGCCTCACCGTCCCCGGAAACACCAGGGCCCACGGGACACCAAGCCAGCCAAGGAGAGGGAACCCCCGAGCGTTGGACGGAAAGCCAAGAAGCCTACGGAGCCCAGTGCATTGTGGGAGATGCTGACCCAACACCGTTATCGGGCTCCCCAGGGGTGTACCGGCATTGCCGAGTGTGCCCGGCAGGAAGGGCTTGCCCCAGTGCAGAAAACTGGCTTCCTGCGGATAGTACAGACCTACCTGGCCGGGATGGGCTGGGCGGAGCACCACGGGGCCTTGGCGGCTGCGCTAGAGGGCTTCTTCGGCAGTGATGGGACATTCGCCCACAACCGCACAAGCTTTGTTGATCTTCTGGATGATGTCGAGGACGTGCTAGAGGATCTGGCAGAGCTGCTGGGGGTCAGCGAAGATGCGGTTGACGATTTTGAGGAGGTGGTCCTGAGGCAGCTTGGAGCGGCACCGGGAGGCAG GTTTACTCAGCGAGACAGCGCCCAGCGGAATCCCAAGGAACGGCCACGCGAGGGTCATGTTCGTAAGAACGGCAGAGAGGGCAACCACCGAGGCGAAGGCTAG
- the PBXIP1 gene encoding pre-B-cell leukemia transcription factor-interacting protein 1 isoform X1 — translation MADNSDSRESDNNSWVIAGSEVLPVEELSVETAEETQALTEPAKDGTQVCPTDSKFPGGQHDPEEAKLKDSGVVPPPSPGPARPPEPTHLEREPRTPPLKEPSPHDAEAGPAPVAGDTLIIHKAGPLEGRASASSSEEEAAAEHDVEGLRRRKGRDAPPAQPGISHNGHREALRNEEGGFPGTKWLLGLLAVLGLGFLAFSGAIFDLEDGPVDNLGTLSSSEGEEQHPGMDGKQDWMTSPPLEPAKGAKLQRAKDRTPSETPAEPQSLDAMGVLLDKLAKENQEIRLMQAELQAQKEELQGMLRKTEGEALVFTTQQQSLAAENSRLRESLQRETSALSAAQAKLRLLQEKLRGTEGAKARQHGEEEPAVEDQREQAERLAPETRRLRSLLESVRHGLEKALQKTPPGYGAEELRTELSALQQQLGQELEHPGGTKPAWREAQKARRGKERAWAKRHEGQEGPRPGHPGKDPHKSSKAPENGPHRPRKHQGPRDTKPAKEREPPSVGRKAKKPTEPSALWEMLTQHRYRAPQGCTGIAECARQEGLAPVQKTGFLRIVQTYLAGMGWAEHHGALAAALEGFFGSDGTFAHNRTSFVDLLDDVEDVLEDLAELLGVSEDAVDDFEEVVLRQLGAAPGGRFTQRDSAQRNPKERPREGHVRKNGREGNHRGEG, via the exons ATGGCTGACAACTCGGACTCGCGGGAGTCAGATAACAACAGCTGGGTGATTGCTGGATCcgag GTGCTGCCCGTGGAAGAGCTCAGTGTGGAAACGGCAGAAGAAACTCAGGCACTGACTGAGCCAGCAAAAGATGGCACCCAAG TCTGCCCTACGGACAGCAAATTCCCCGGTGGCCAACATGACCCAGAGGAAGCCAAGCTCAAG GATTCTGGGGTGGTGCCACCCCCTAGTCCTGGcccagccagacctccagagccCACCCACTTGGAAAGGGAACCCCGGACTCCACCTTTAAAGGAGCCAAGCCCCCATGATGCTGAGGCAGGACCCGCACCCGTCGCTGGGGACACCCTGATCATCCACAAAGCAG gCCCTCTGGAGGGACGAGCAAGCGCATCCAGCAGTGAGGAAGAGGCGGCCGCAGAGCACGACGTGGAAGGCCTACGCAGACGGAAAGGCCGCGACGCGCCCCCTGCTCAGCCCGGGATCTCCCACAATGGACACAGAGAGGCCCTCAGGAATGAGGAGGGAGGGTTCCCTGGGACAAAGTGGCTGCTGGGGTTGCTAGCTGTCTTAGGCCTGGGCTTCTTGGCCTTCTCAG GCGCCATCTTTGATCTGGAGGACG GCCCTGTGGACAACCTGGGCACCCTGAGTAGCTCAGAGGGAGAGGAGCAGCACCCTGGCATGGACGGGAAG CAGGACTGGATGACTTCTCCCCCGCTTGAGCCTGCAAAGGGTGCCAAGCTGCAGCGTGCCAAGGACAGGACTCCGTCGGAGACCCCTGCCGAGCCCCAGAGTTTGGATGCCATGGGGGTCCTGTTGGATAAGCTAGCCAAGGAGAACCAGGAGATCCGGCTCATGCAGGCTGAACTGCAG GCCCAGAAGGAAGAGCTCCAGGGCATGCTGCGCAAGACAGAGGGAGAGGCCTTGGTGTTCACCACCCAGCAGCAGAGCTTGGCTGCGGAGAACTCCAGGCTGAGGGAATCGCTGCAGAGGGAGACCTCTGCCCTCTCGGCCGCGCAGGCCAAACTACGCCTTCTGCAGGAGAAGCTGCGAGGGACGGAGGGCGCCAAAGCCCGACAGCACGGGGAAGAGGAACCCGCTGTAGAAGATCAGCGGGAACAGGCTGAGAGGCTGGCACCTGAAACCCGCCGGCTGCGCTCCCTGCTGGAGTCAGTTCGCCACGGCCTGGAGAAAGCCTTGCAGAAAACTCCCCCCGGTTATGGAGCGGAGGAGCTGCGGACGGAGCTCAGTGCCCTTCAGCAGCAGCTGGGCCAGGAATTGGAGCACCCTGGAGGCACCAAACCAGCATGGAGGGAGGCCCAGAAGGCGAGGCGAGGCAAGGAAAGAGCCTGGGCAAAGCGGCATGAGGGCCAGGAGGGGCCACGGCCTGGGCATCCTGGCAAGGACCCTCATAAGTCCTCCAAGGCACCGGAAAACGGGCCTCACCGTCCCCGGAAACACCAGGGCCCACGGGACACCAAGCCAGCCAAGGAGAGGGAACCCCCGAGCGTTGGACGGAAAGCCAAGAAGCCTACGGAGCCCAGTGCATTGTGGGAGATGCTGACCCAACACCGTTATCGGGCTCCCCAGGGGTGTACCGGCATTGCCGAGTGTGCCCGGCAGGAAGGGCTTGCCCCAGTGCAGAAAACTGGCTTCCTGCGGATAGTACAGACCTACCTGGCCGGGATGGGCTGGGCGGAGCACCACGGGGCCTTGGCGGCTGCGCTAGAGGGCTTCTTCGGCAGTGATGGGACATTCGCCCACAACCGCACAAGCTTTGTTGATCTTCTGGATGATGTCGAGGACGTGCTAGAGGATCTGGCAGAGCTGCTGGGGGTCAGCGAAGATGCGGTTGACGATTTTGAGGAGGTGGTCCTGAGGCAGCTTGGAGCGGCACCGGGAGGCAG GTTTACTCAGCGAGACAGCGCCCAGCGGAATCCCAAGGAACGGCCACGCGAGGGTCATGTTCGTAAGAACGGCAGAGAGGGCAACCACCGAGGCGAAGGCTAG